ACGGCCAGCcacccgcgccggcgccggaagCGGTCGCTGTCGATGGCAGTGAGCACGagcagggcggcggcggcggcggcatgagGTCGATGGTAGAGCGGTGGAAGATGGACGGCgcgccggcgcgggcgcggctgctgctgcgggCCGTCGCGTGgctcttctccctcctcgccCTCGTTGTCATGGCGTCCAACGCGCACGGCGGCAGCCAAGACTTCCGCAAATACCCCGAATACAAGTTCGTACCAGTACCAATTCGATCGGCTCCGTGCGTTGCGATTTCCCAGGCTTTCGTATGATGATTTACGAGTGTCCTGCGCGCTGCAGCTACTGCCTGGGCATCTCGATCATCGCGTGGCTGTACACCACGGCGCAGGTCCTGCGCGACGTCCACCGGCTCGGCTCCGGGCGGGACCTGATCGCGGCGAGGAAGGCGTTGgccgtcgtcgacttcgccGGAGATCAGGTGAGTTTGGTGCGCACGCGCTCGCGCATCGCAACGCTCTGATCCAACAGCCGATGACCAACCTGGCAACGCCGCGTAGCCAACCGCCGATGCATTTGTCTCGTTCTCTGAAGGAGTATGGAAACATTGGTGCAGGTCGTCGCTTACCTCTTGATATCGGCGCTGTCCGCGGCGGCACTGGTGACGGACTACATGCGTCAGGCGGCGGACAACCTGTTCACcgactcggcggcggcggccatcaGCATGTCATTCTTCGCCTTCGTGGCCCTCGGCCTCTCTGCCCTCGTCTCCGGGTACAGCCTTTCCTTGGAAGCTCTCGTGTAGCCTCCCTGCACATACAATTCTTCCCTGTCTCACTACAACAATGTGCATACGCTCTCCATTATAAACTGTTCGTGGATGAATTATTTGTAAAGGTGCGTCTAAGTTATTGTAAGCCACCGTCTATGCGGAATCACTGATGGGGTGATCACAGCAGACGACTCTTTTCAGTAGATAGATAATTCTGTTTACCTAGAACATTAGTTTCATTTACATAGACCTCAAGAATATGCATGCTCTCCTAGGAACATGGCTACTGCAACAGCCTTTGCTGCTGGGAGAGGCAAGTATACAAACAATAAGCTAAAAGaatgaaa
The nucleotide sequence above comes from Phragmites australis chromosome 4, lpPhrAust1.1, whole genome shotgun sequence. Encoded proteins:
- the LOC133915153 gene encoding CASP-like protein 4B3 → MSKSVPADGQPPAPAPEAVAVDGSEHEQGGGGGGMRSMVERWKMDGAPARARLLLRAVAWLFSLLALVVMASNAHGGSQDFRKYPEYNYCLGISIIAWLYTTAQVLRDVHRLGSGRDLIAARKALAVVDFAGDQVVAYLLISALSAAALVTDYMRQAADNLFTDSAAAAISMSFFAFVALGLSALVSGYSLSLEALV